A single Pseudomonas sp. HN11 DNA region contains:
- a CDS encoding ester cyclase, whose translation MTRDELAAFYQGYIDCLNRQDWERLGDFVHPDVAYNAEGVGLAGYRAMLERDFREIPDLVFRIQLLVADPPTVASRLNFNVTPRGEFFGLPINGRRVTFDENVFYEVVDGKFAHVWSVIDKGAVEQQLAV comes from the coding sequence ATGACTAGAGACGAACTCGCCGCTTTTTACCAAGGCTATATCGACTGCCTGAACCGTCAGGACTGGGAGCGGTTGGGTGACTTCGTGCACCCGGACGTGGCCTACAACGCCGAAGGGGTCGGCCTCGCCGGCTACCGCGCGATGCTGGAGCGTGATTTTCGCGAGATACCAGACCTGGTGTTTCGTATCCAGCTACTGGTCGCCGACCCGCCTACCGTCGCCAGCCGCCTGAATTTCAATGTCACGCCCAGGGGCGAGTTTTTCGGGTTGCCAATCAATGGGCGCAGGGTCACGTTTGACGAGAACGTGTTCTATGAGGTGGTGGACGGCAAATTTGCCCACGTCTGGTCGGTAATCGACAAGGGGGCCGTCGAGCAGCAACTGGCGGTCTAG
- a CDS encoding ATP-binding protein codes for MRIYITGASCAGVTTLGHNLATRLGVRQVDVDDFYWMPTEPPYTTKRPPADRVALMQHALGDEGWVLSGSCMGWGDALIADADLIVFVFTPTSVRLERLAAREKARFGDRIAAGGDMHAIHVAFRKWASQYDDPSFSGRNLAWHEAWLSKQTAPVLRIDGMRSSDQMAADVANAAIAQNTNG; via the coding sequence ATGCGGATTTACATCACAGGTGCTTCATGCGCCGGCGTGACCACGCTGGGTCACAACCTTGCCACCCGGCTCGGTGTCCGGCAGGTCGACGTCGACGATTTTTACTGGATGCCCACGGAACCTCCTTACACCACCAAGCGACCTCCCGCTGATCGCGTGGCATTGATGCAGCACGCTCTCGGCGATGAGGGTTGGGTGTTGAGCGGTTCGTGCATGGGTTGGGGGGATGCGTTGATTGCTGACGCCGACCTGATTGTCTTCGTTTTCACACCCACGTCCGTTCGCCTTGAACGGTTGGCGGCCCGCGAAAAGGCACGTTTTGGAGACAGGATCGCAGCTGGTGGTGATATGCACGCAATACACGTGGCCTTTCGGAAATGGGCTTCGCAGTATGACGATCCGAGTTTCTCGGGCCGCAACCTGGCGTGGCACGAGGCGTGGCTATCAAAGCAAACGGCTCCGGTATTACGGATTGACGGGATGCGTAGTTCTGACCAGATGGCTGCCGATGTCGCAAATGCCGCAATAGCGCAAAACACGAACGGCTGA
- a CDS encoding VOC family protein, which yields MSAQGKDRQIDNIEFNVSDITRSKAFYGGAFGWTFVDYGPTYTEFSDGRLTGGFTRGEPVRPGGPLVILYADDLDATQQRLKALGAVITRETFAFPGGRRFHFTDLDGYELAVWNADQ from the coding sequence ATGAGCGCTCAAGGTAAAGATCGGCAAATCGACAACATCGAATTCAACGTCAGCGACATCACCCGCAGCAAAGCCTTCTACGGCGGCGCGTTTGGTTGGACGTTTGTCGATTACGGCCCCACCTATACCGAGTTCAGCGATGGACGTCTGACTGGCGGGTTCACTAGGGGGGAGCCTGTTCGGCCGGGTGGGCCTCTGGTCATTTTGTACGCCGATGACCTCGATGCCACGCAGCAGCGACTCAAAGCCCTGGGGGCAGTCATTACCCGCGAGACGTTTGCGTTTCCCGGTGGACGCAGATTCCACTTCACAGACCTGGATGGCTATGAACTTGCAGTTTGGAACGCCGATCAATAG
- a CDS encoding NAD(P)-binding domain-containing protein — protein sequence MLKIGILGVGELTEKVVIGLRRSGFGGRVLLSARNHERAQQLDREWDCEVMADNQQVVDGADLLVLGVRPEVVEQLSDEVQLRPEQTLVSLVAGLKLVELQRRFPQARVVRAMLSYAAQINQTTVVVTPGDEPHATLLGALGSLVVLDEEEAFELATVAACMNGWFYFFLSDLQQWFTDKGLSKEQAAHLVMGNLQDCLASARHQPSASLEALGSAIATPGTFTAAGLEVLRHKGATQAWRDAADEVLERLHKPARL from the coding sequence GTGCTGAAGATTGGAATCCTGGGCGTCGGCGAGTTGACGGAGAAGGTGGTGATTGGCCTGCGCCGCAGTGGGTTTGGTGGGCGGGTGTTGCTGTCTGCGCGTAACCACGAACGTGCGCAACAACTCGATAGAGAGTGGGACTGTGAAGTGATGGCCGACAATCAACAGGTTGTCGATGGGGCGGACTTGTTGGTGCTGGGCGTGCGTCCGGAGGTGGTCGAGCAACTTTCAGATGAAGTGCAGCTCAGACCTGAGCAAACGCTGGTGTCATTGGTAGCTGGATTGAAGCTGGTCGAGTTGCAACGTCGCTTCCCGCAAGCGCGTGTGGTGCGCGCCATGCTGTCCTATGCCGCCCAGATCAACCAGACAACCGTGGTGGTCACACCTGGCGACGAACCCCATGCAACACTGCTCGGCGCGCTCGGTTCATTGGTGGTATTGGACGAGGAAGAGGCGTTCGAACTGGCCACCGTGGCGGCCTGTATGAACGGCTGGTTCTATTTCTTCCTGAGCGATCTTCAGCAGTGGTTCACCGACAAAGGCTTGTCAAAGGAACAAGCCGCCCACCTGGTGATGGGCAACCTGCAAGACTGCCTGGCCAGCGCCCGTCACCAGCCATCGGCCAGCCTGGAAGCGCTGGGCAGCGCGATTGCGACACCGGGCACCTTTACGGCGGCCGGGTTGGAGGTGCTGAGACATAAAGGCGCGACGCAGGCATGGCGAGACGCCGCTGATGAGGTGCTTGAGCGGCTGCACAAACCTGCTCGTTTATAG
- a CDS encoding LysR family transcriptional regulator, with product MDFNGRSGEIAVFAMVAQEGSLSAAARALRLTPSAVSRVIARTEQRLGTRLLIRTTRAIAFTAEGEAYLRGARRILADMAEVEEAIADQGAPKGRLRVSAALGHGRMTIVPLVATFSARYPSIVVDLTLGDEVVDILGGQADVAIRFGELPDSPLTARRIGDTGQVLVASPGYLEQHGTPLEPNDLLQHNCLRFNFRRAQSDWPFARDGRAFSLKINGNIECSSGEALAQLARLGAGIARIGEFTVAQDLQRGDLVPLLECWNPGDREPIHVVFVGGASMPARIRVFVDFLLEHHRL from the coding sequence ATGGATTTCAACGGCAGGTCGGGTGAGATAGCGGTATTTGCGATGGTGGCGCAGGAAGGCAGCCTGTCGGCGGCGGCGCGTGCGTTACGCCTGACGCCCTCGGCCGTCAGCCGCGTCATCGCACGCACGGAACAGCGCCTGGGCACCCGCCTGCTGATTCGCACGACCCGCGCCATCGCCTTTACAGCCGAAGGCGAGGCCTACCTTCGCGGCGCCCGACGCATCCTGGCCGACATGGCCGAAGTCGAGGAAGCCATCGCCGACCAAGGCGCCCCCAAAGGCCGGCTGCGAGTCAGTGCGGCCCTCGGTCACGGTCGCATGACCATCGTACCCTTGGTGGCAACGTTCAGCGCCCGCTACCCGAGCATTGTGGTGGACCTGACCTTGGGCGACGAAGTGGTCGACATCCTTGGCGGCCAAGCTGACGTCGCGATTCGCTTTGGCGAACTGCCAGACAGCCCGCTCACGGCGCGCCGCATCGGCGACACCGGCCAGGTCCTGGTGGCGTCTCCCGGCTACCTTGAGCAACACGGCACGCCTCTGGAACCGAACGATTTGCTGCAACACAACTGCCTGCGCTTCAACTTCCGCCGTGCCCAATCCGACTGGCCCTTCGCCCGTGACGGCCGGGCGTTTTCGTTGAAGATCAACGGCAATATCGAATGCAGCAGTGGCGAAGCGCTCGCTCAACTGGCGCGATTGGGTGCCGGTATCGCGCGCATCGGCGAGTTCACGGTTGCACAAGACCTGCAGCGCGGTGATCTGGTGCCCTTGCTGGAGTGCTGGAACCCCGGCGACAGGGAGCCGATCCATGTGGTGTTTGTCGGCGGTGCGAGCATGCCGGCACGGATCCGCGTATTTGTGGACTTCTTGCTGGAGCACCATCGGCTATAA
- a CDS encoding MFS transporter, with translation MRINPPLVALAVGAFGIGVTEFAPMGMLPTIANDLGVSIPTAGLLVSAYALGVLLGAPLMILTTGKIPRRYLLVGLMAIFTLGNVMSALATGYYDLLIARVITSLNHGAFFGVGSIVAASVVAPDKRAGAVAAMFMGLTLATIGGVPLATWFGELLGWRTAFWGIGGLGLVTMVALWFALPNLPLPKSEGVLAEIKVLGRGSVLAALALTVVGSGAMFTVFTYIAPILSNQTHASTPFITAMLVLFGIGLTLGNMWGGRAADRSIDRTLIVSLSALILVLLAFAFLMRWPIPAAVSILIWGIASFAVVPPLQMRVMEAAKNAPNLASAVNIGAFNLGNAIGAAVGGAVINAGLGYPAISLAGAAMAGLGLLMVVSFAWASRARMVAAV, from the coding sequence ATGCGTATCAACCCACCCCTTGTAGCCCTTGCTGTCGGTGCCTTTGGCATTGGCGTCACTGAGTTCGCCCCGATGGGCATGTTGCCCACCATCGCCAACGACCTTGGCGTTTCGATTCCCACCGCAGGGCTTTTGGTCAGCGCCTACGCCCTGGGGGTGCTGCTCGGCGCGCCATTGATGATCTTGACCACGGGCAAGATTCCCCGGCGCTATCTGCTGGTTGGGCTGATGGCCATTTTCACCCTGGGTAACGTGATGTCGGCGCTTGCAACCGGCTATTACGACCTGTTGATCGCCCGCGTCATCACTTCGCTCAACCACGGCGCGTTTTTTGGCGTCGGTTCTATCGTCGCCGCCAGTGTGGTCGCGCCGGACAAGCGCGCCGGAGCCGTCGCCGCGATGTTCATGGGCCTGACCCTGGCAACGATTGGCGGTGTGCCGCTGGCGACCTGGTTTGGTGAACTGCTTGGCTGGCGTACGGCGTTCTGGGGCATTGGCGGACTGGGCCTGGTGACCATGGTCGCGCTGTGGTTTGCGCTGCCAAACCTGCCGTTGCCGAAGAGCGAGGGTGTGCTGGCCGAAATCAAGGTGCTGGGACGCGGTTCGGTGCTGGCCGCGTTGGCCCTGACCGTGGTCGGTTCGGGAGCGATGTTCACGGTCTTTACCTATATCGCGCCGATCCTGAGCAACCAGACACATGCGTCTACGCCCTTTATCACGGCCATGCTGGTGTTGTTCGGCATCGGGTTGACCCTGGGCAATATGTGGGGCGGCAGGGCGGCAGATCGCTCGATCGACCGGACCTTGATCGTCTCGCTGAGCGCACTGATTCTGGTCCTGCTGGCCTTTGCATTCCTGATGCGTTGGCCGATACCGGCTGCCGTGAGCATCCTCATCTGGGGGATCGCCAGCTTTGCCGTCGTGCCACCGTTGCAGATGCGCGTGATGGAAGCGGCCAAGAATGCGCCGAACCTCGCTTCAGCCGTGAATATCGGCGCCTTCAACCTGGGTAACGCGATTGGCGCTGCAGTCGGTGGCGCGGTGATCAACGCAGGGCTGGGCTATCCGGCGATCTCCCTGGCGGGCGCCGCGATGGCGGGCTTGGGGCTGCTGATGGTGGTGTCGTTCGCCTGGGCCTCCAGGGCGCGCATGGTTGCGGCGGTCTAG
- a CDS encoding MFS transporter, translated as MTSTSTEQVSPQTLRKVIIAAGIGNFVEWFDFAVYGFLATTIAQQFFPSGDASAALLKTFAVFAVAFAFRPLGGIFFGMLGDRIGRKRTLAMTILLMAGATTLIGLLPTYAAIGVAAPILLSLIRCAQGFSAGGEYAGACAYLMEHAPRDKRAWYGSFVPVSTFSAFAAAAVVAYALEASLSAEAMGSWGWRLPFLIAAPLGLVGLYLRWKLDETPAFQAVKEEHTVAHSPLKETLRNHGAAICCLGAFVSLTALSFYMFTTYFATYLQVAGGLSRAMALLVSLIALIFAAAICPLAGLYSDRVGRRVTVMTACALLMVVVYPSFLMASSGSFAASIVGVMILAVGAVLCGVVTAALLSETFPTRTRYTASAITYNLAYTIFGGTAPLMATWLISTTGSNLSPAFYLIAVALLALAGGLALPETSRISLHDVGPDDKSTAPVLSR; from the coding sequence ATGACGAGCACCTCCACCGAACAGGTCAGCCCCCAGACCCTGCGAAAGGTCATCATCGCCGCCGGCATCGGTAACTTTGTCGAGTGGTTCGACTTCGCCGTCTACGGTTTCCTCGCCACCACCATCGCCCAGCAATTTTTCCCCAGCGGTGACGCCAGCGCGGCATTGCTCAAAACCTTCGCTGTATTTGCCGTGGCCTTCGCCTTCCGGCCCCTGGGCGGGATTTTTTTCGGCATGCTAGGCGACCGCATCGGCCGCAAACGCACCCTGGCCATGACGATCCTGTTGATGGCCGGCGCCACCACCCTGATCGGCCTGTTGCCGACCTACGCCGCCATCGGCGTAGCGGCGCCGATTTTGTTGTCGCTGATCCGTTGCGCCCAGGGCTTCTCTGCTGGCGGCGAATATGCCGGGGCCTGTGCCTACCTGATGGAGCATGCGCCCAGGGACAAACGCGCGTGGTACGGCAGCTTCGTGCCGGTGTCGACGTTTTCCGCCTTCGCTGCCGCCGCGGTGGTGGCGTATGCACTGGAAGCGTCGTTATCCGCTGAGGCCATGGGCAGTTGGGGCTGGCGCCTGCCGTTCCTGATCGCTGCGCCGCTCGGCCTGGTGGGGCTTTACCTGCGCTGGAAGTTGGACGAGACGCCCGCCTTCCAGGCCGTGAAAGAGGAGCACACCGTGGCCCACTCCCCGCTCAAGGAAACCCTGCGCAACCATGGTGCGGCGATCTGTTGCCTGGGCGCTTTTGTGTCACTGACGGCGCTGTCGTTCTATATGTTCACCACCTATTTCGCGACCTATCTGCAAGTGGCCGGAGGCTTGAGCCGGGCAATGGCGTTGCTGGTGTCGCTGATTGCGTTGATTTTCGCGGCGGCAATCTGCCCTTTGGCAGGTTTGTATTCAGATCGCGTCGGGCGTCGCGTCACGGTGATGACTGCCTGTGCGTTATTGATGGTGGTGGTGTATCCGTCATTCCTGATGGCCAGCTCCGGTTCATTCGCGGCGTCCATTGTCGGCGTGATGATACTGGCGGTGGGGGCCGTGCTGTGTGGCGTGGTCACGGCAGCCTTGCTGTCGGAGACGTTTCCGACCCGAACGCGCTACACCGCTTCGGCGATCACCTACAACCTGGCCTATACGATTTTCGGCGGCACCGCGCCGTTGATGGCGACCTGGTTGATCAGCACCACGGGCAGCAATCTGTCACCGGCGTTCTACCTGATTGCGGTGGCGTTGCTGGCGTTGGCGGGAGGGTTGGCGTTGCCGGAGACGTCCCGGATTTCCCTGCATGACGTGGGGCCCGATGACAAAAGCACCGCGCCTGTGCTTTCGCGTTAG
- a CDS encoding TIGR02466 family protein produces MQSSNHVLNPELIHIRRLFATPLASIQHPDAQWLNSELKALVAQRMAADLSGAQRSNEGGWQSTDDFSAWGGEACTALVQFAIEFANQLTAVHHVHHGFIEPAFEWKLNAWVNVNQAGHSNALHGHPGAFWSGVYWVDAGGDKDDAAAGGDLEFIDPRGMVASTYNPALRMRVEDCLTAGFSSTCAASSGTFVMFPAWLMHSVRRYDGTRPRISIAFNFGT; encoded by the coding sequence ATGCAGTCGAGCAATCATGTGTTGAATCCTGAGCTGATCCATATCAGGCGGCTATTCGCTACCCCGCTGGCCAGTATCCAGCATCCCGACGCGCAATGGCTCAACAGTGAGCTTAAGGCGCTGGTCGCGCAGCGCATGGCAGCCGATCTCAGCGGTGCGCAGCGCAGCAATGAGGGCGGCTGGCAGTCGACCGATGATTTTTCAGCGTGGGGTGGGGAAGCCTGCACCGCGTTAGTACAATTTGCGATCGAGTTTGCCAACCAACTGACGGCGGTTCATCACGTGCACCACGGTTTCATCGAACCTGCGTTCGAGTGGAAGCTCAACGCCTGGGTCAATGTGAATCAGGCGGGCCACAGCAATGCGTTGCACGGGCATCCCGGCGCCTTTTGGTCGGGGGTGTATTGGGTCGACGCAGGCGGGGACAAGGACGATGCAGCCGCCGGTGGCGATCTGGAGTTCATCGACCCGCGCGGTATGGTTGCATCGACATACAACCCAGCCCTGCGCATGCGCGTTGAAGATTGCCTGACGGCTGGGTTCAGCAGTACCTGCGCTGCCAGCAGTGGAACATTTGTCATGTTCCCCGCCTGGCTGATGCATTCAGTGCGACGTTATGACGGCACGCGGCCACGGATCTCCATCGCGTTTAACTTCGGCACGTGA